The region AGTTGTTGTTACAAAAAAGTGTTAATTTAACATTCagttatataatttctttaaaaaaatcatctaattttaatttctcatgaatatataaatgaaaacaattgatatatctattttaatattatattttcttaaatatgaattctaattttaaacatttccttattttttaatttaaaaataatatatgatgtGCTTaacatgaattaaaaatatttgtattatataatattcataaaatcaactaattatataatttaagaaataaaattaccaagtaaaaattttacactgtatttatattatcatttttccaTTATACTTaacattaagtttaaatactattataaaaattatcacataCAAAGATAGAATGTACTTTCTACTCCTATACATACATGTTAAATATCAAGAGCATCCACAATAAACTCAAATGTCCAACAATTCCTCTTCTTCACCACCAATTGCCTTCCAGAACGCTGTCACCATATCCTCAGCATATTTTTTGCGTTGATTAGCCGGCATTGACTGAAAACTGTCTTTCATCATGTGAAACTGTGAAAAGAGCTCTGTGAAATCATCTGTACCATCTTGATCTGTACCTTCAACATTTTCTTGGACTTCTTTTGGAATCTTTTTTGATGAAGGTATCTTATcattctgtttcatttctaagTTGGGCCACATGTGTGTTTGTAATGCTTCAATGATCCTATCAACTCCAAACTTCTCTTTGATTATTTCTTCATCAGTGTGAGTATTATCTACAGTTGGATAGAGTTCAATCAGTTCAAATTCATGTTTAAGGCACCACCGAAGAGCATTTGTTTTCGTAATTTTGGTGTCATTGGTACAGTAGTTTGAGATgagcaattttatttcaggTTCACACTCTTTGATCAAATCATCCCATAGATTCAAAT is a window of Aethina tumida isolate Nest 87 chromosome 7, icAetTumi1.1, whole genome shotgun sequence DNA encoding:
- the LOC109597762 gene encoding alpha- and gamma-adaptin-binding protein p34-like codes for the protein MDDNPSIVIVSCSNTKPLSLIKLITKEKQLDPDPKTGIIKCPWIIDTKYYKATVNIIGIDEMYKRTPEFNENVDAVIIHMDSNKESGLVDLNLWDDLIKECEPEIKLLISNYCTNDTKITKTNALRWCLKHEFELIELYPTVDNTHTDEEIIKEKFGVDRIIEALQTHMWPNLEMKQNDKIPSSKKIPKEVQENVEGTDQDGTDDFTELFSQFHMMKDSFQSMPANQRKKYAEDMVTAFWKAIGGEEEELLDI